A single genomic interval of Celeribacter indicus harbors:
- a CDS encoding SDR family NAD(P)-dependent oxidoreductase, producing MSFSITGKTAIVTGAANGVGLAIARHFEAQGANVMCADIDEAGLVAQYGDAAEAEDRTVAYFAGDLREKLTIANLLSATIDNFDGVDILVNASRQVAMSDPLNVEEDNVAQLLDQNLMTSLRLTQQVAKWMIKRAEKVEGEEEGVLGSIVNLSSIAARRCQPELLAFSISSAAVDQMTRSMAVALAPHRIRVNAVAFGSVMSASLRDLLNENPDLRENIVAKTPLGRVAPAADIAETVQYLVSDCSGFMTGQILTVDGGRTLVDPVHVPSH from the coding sequence ATGAGCTTTTCCATTACAGGCAAGACCGCGATCGTGACCGGAGCGGCCAACGGCGTCGGTCTCGCCATCGCGCGTCATTTCGAGGCCCAGGGCGCGAATGTCATGTGCGCGGATATCGACGAGGCGGGGCTCGTTGCGCAGTACGGCGATGCGGCGGAGGCGGAAGACCGCACCGTCGCCTATTTCGCCGGCGACCTGCGCGAGAAGCTCACCATCGCCAATCTCCTTTCCGCGACCATCGACAATTTCGATGGGGTGGACATTCTCGTGAATGCCTCCCGCCAGGTGGCGATGAGCGATCCGCTGAACGTCGAGGAGGACAATGTCGCCCAACTGCTCGACCAGAACCTGATGACGTCGCTGCGCCTGACCCAGCAGGTCGCGAAATGGATGATCAAGCGCGCGGAAAAGGTGGAGGGCGAGGAAGAGGGCGTGCTCGGCTCGATCGTCAACCTCTCGTCCATCGCCGCGCGGCGCTGCCAGCCGGAGCTCCTCGCCTTCTCGATTTCCTCCGCCGCGGTCGATCAGATGACGCGGTCGATGGCCGTCGCGCTCGCCCCGCACCGGATCCGTGTGAACGCGGTCGCCTTCGGCTCGGTGATGAGCGCGAGCCTGAGGGATCTGCTGAACGAGAACCCGGACCTGCGCGAGAACATCGTCGCGAAAACGCCGCTTGGCCGCGTCGCCCCGGCGGCCGACATCGCGGAGACGGTGCAATACCTGGTTTCGGACTGCTCCGGTTTCATGACGGGACAGATCCTGACCGTCGATGGCGGGCGCACGCTGGTGGATCCGGTGCATGTGCCCAGCCACTGA